One Pichia kudriavzevii chromosome 3, complete sequence genomic window carries:
- a CDS encoding uncharacterized protein (PKUD0C09270; similar to Saccharomyces cerevisiae YCR045C (RRT12); ancestral locus Anc_6.313), with the protein MKLPSIFFSCLLLFTCVTCLPVYNKRERYLIQLKDPDSVEILCLQDDSVTSFSHLRKEIKKVFSFGKFEGFVGEFSKDIIDRIARNPLVEKITQDFAIQAFDKVIYQEDAPSHLVRLSQKAPVEEVTDTTYYYGEESQGQDVTVYIVDTGVFVEHPDFEGRATLGPNFSTDKSNIDYIGHGTHVAGIVGSKTYGVAKKVNIHSVKVLDRLGQGSLSSVIAGLEYAVKHSENIGNKGVVNLSLGAAKSAILDSAVKAAYDAGLLVVAAAGNNNRNACQTSPAGSTYTLTVGAIDDKSDTIASFSNFGSCVDIFASGVEVHSLNVDKDDNDEQVLSGTSMASPSVAGLAATMLEQGVPPERIKEEMLNIAIWNAIPHSDIKLKSSTHNTIVYNGFGRDVTRVTAS; encoded by the coding sequence atgaaattaccaagtattttttttagctGCCTCCTTTTATTCACCTGTGTTACTTGCTTACCTGTTTATAACAAAAGGGAACGGTATCTAATCCAGCTTAAAGATCCCGATTCTGTAGAAATTCTATGTTTGCAGGATGACTCTGTGACTTCGTTTTCCCATTTACgtaaagaaataaaaaaagttttttcctttggaaaatttgaaggatttgTTGGAgaattttccaaagataTTATTGATAGAATAGCAAGGAATCCGTTGGTGGAAAAAATCACACAAGATTTTGCTATTCAAGCCTTCGACAAAGTAATATATCAGGAAGATGCACCCTCTCATTTAGTGCGGCTTTCACAAAAAGCACCGGTTGAAGAAGTAACTGATACTACGTATTACTATGGAGAGGAATCACAAGGACAAGACGTCACTGTTTACATAGTTGATACAGGGGTGTTTGTTGAGCATCCGGATTTTGAAGGTCGTGCAACACTGGGCCCCAACTTCTCAACAGACAAGAGCAACATCGACTACATTGGACATGGAACCCATGTTGCAGGAATTGTTGGATCGAAAACCTACGGTGTAGCCAAAAAAGTGAATATCCATTCAGTGAAAGTTTTGGATAGACTGGGTCAAGGGTCATTATCTTCTGTCATTGCTGGTTTAGAATATGCTGTCAAACACTCGGAAAACATTGGCAACAAGGGCGTAGTTAACTTATCCCTAGGAGCAGCAAAGAGTGCAATTTTAGATTCCGCCGTAAAAGCAGCATACGATGCTGGATTATTGGTGGTAGCAGCAGCAGGTAATAACAATAGGAATGCTTGTCAGACTTCCCCGGCAGGTTCAACCTACACATTAACTGTTGGAGCAATTGATGATAAGAGCGATACAATTGCAAGTTTCTCTAATTTTGGTTCTTGTGTAGATATATTTGCTTCCGGAGTTGAAGTACATAGTTTAAATGTCGATAAAGATGACAATGATGAGCAAGTTCTAAGTGGTACATCTATGGCTAGCCCGAGTGTGGCAGGTTTGGCAGCGACAATGCTTGAACAGGGTGTACCTCCTGAACGgattaaagaagaaatgcTAAACATTGCTATCTGGAATGCAATTCCACATTCCGatataaaattgaaaagcaGTACACATAATACCATTGTTTATAATGGTTTCGGTCGTGATGTTACTAGGGTAACAGCTAGTTGA